The proteins below are encoded in one region of Salmo salar chromosome ssa02, Ssal_v3.1, whole genome shotgun sequence:
- the percc1 gene encoding protein PERCC1, which translates to MRYFGCRRDDPDARDIYGDDDDDRVSTATSGRRRYYDDLVRMATGSPESVSRADSRRVAGGDGSLGPLAELFDCRIGRSRGQCRPMNKRHLPLSFWNEPIPCLPVDTLISADNTRTHHNVHSHDNVHSHPDFSDLLAYWDPNPDVTHTPTTHTPTTHTDHTHIQTPI; encoded by the coding sequence ATGCGGTATTTCGGCTGTCGCCGCGACGACCCGGACGCCCGTGACATCTACGgcgacgacgacgacgaccgcGTCTCCACGGCGACGAGCGGACGACGGCGTTACTACGACGACCTGGTTAGGATGGCAACGGGAAGCCCGGAGTCCGTGTCTAGGGCCGACAGTCGCCGTGTCGCCGGGGGCGACGGAAGTCTTGGTCCGTTGGCCGAGTTGTTTGACTGTCGGATAGGTCGGAGTCGGGGACAATGTCGTCCAATGAACAAGAGACACCTCCCTCTCAGCTTCTGGAACGAGCCAATCCCCTGCCTCCCTGTGGACACGCTCATTAGCGCtgacaacacacgcacacaccacaacGTGCACTCACACGACAACGTGCACTCACACCCGGACTTCAGTGACCTGCTGGCTTACTGGGACCCCAATCCtgacgtcacacacacaccgaccacacacacaccgaccacaCACAccgaccacacacacatacagacaccgaTCTGA